The Paenibacillus sp. 481 DNA window TTAGAGGAAAGCGATACGATCGTGTTCGCCTTCCGCGATTTTGAACACTTCATTGAAGCGGCACATACGGTAAATGGTCAATTTTCCGTTTCTGGATCGCTCTACCAATATAATGGTCAATGGATCTATCATGTCGAACCTAATCAATTGGAAACGGCTCGACTACAGGCTTTAATTGCTATCCTAGCAGAGTTTGGAGAAGCGACATCGGTCACGACGGCCGTCTTGGAGGAGTATGGCAAGTGCATTATTGCGGAAGATGCGATTGCGGTTACATGCCAACACTTCAAGCCACGTAACACGTGATGTTGCTTATTATGATGGGGGGTGCGCTTCATCCCGGATGATGCGCACCTCCCATTTTCAGTTTAGGTCATGTTATATTTAATTAATATATGCTTTTTCTAATTATTGGACACGAGCATGGGGAATTGACGCATGACATGACAGCCCTTAAGCGTATTGCCAGTTGATATTATATCATTATGAGGTGAACGTAAATGACCGCCAAGACTACAGATCACGCAACATTATTGCAATCGACTCAATTAGTAATTTCACAAGCTTTACATAGGCTTGGATTTGGAGACGATATGACAGACCTTCTTAGAGAGCCTTTGCGTACTTTGACTGTTCGTATTCCCGTTCGTATGGATAACGGTAAAGTAAAGGTATTTACAGGATATAGAGCACAGCATAACGATGCTGTCGGCCCAACGAAAGGCGGGGTACGCTTCCATCCGGATGTATCTGAGGAAGAAGTGAAGGCGCTTTCAATTTGGATGAGCTTGAAATGTGGTATTGCTGATTTACCGTATGGTGGAGGTAAGGGCGGAGTCATTTGTGATCCGCGCAAAATGTCATTTGGGGAGTTGGAACGCTTAAGCCGTGGTTACGTGCGGGCGATTAGCCAATTCGTAGGCCCGACTAAGGATATTCCAGCTCCAGACGTCATGACCAACTCGCAAATTATGGCGTGGATGGTTGATGAATACAGCCGTATTCGTGAGTTCGATTCTCCAGGCTTTATTACAGGTAAACCGCTTGTGCTCGGTGGCTCGCACGGTCGCGAGACAGCTACTGCACAAGGCGTAGTTATGATGATATATGAAGCACTAAAAGTGAAATCGATTCCGCTTAAAGATGCTCGTGTTATCGTGCAAGGCTTCGGTAATGCTGGTAGCTACTTGGCGAAGTTCATGTATGAAGCTGGTGCTAAAGTAGTCGGCATTTCCGACGTAAACGGAGCGTTGTATGACCCGAACGGGTTGGACATACCGGATTTACTTGACCGTCGCGATTCTTTCGGTACAGTA harbors:
- a CDS encoding Glu/Leu/Phe/Val family dehydrogenase, encoding MTAKTTDHATLLQSTQLVISQALHRLGFGDDMTDLLREPLRTLTVRIPVRMDNGKVKVFTGYRAQHNDAVGPTKGGVRFHPDVSEEEVKALSIWMSLKCGIADLPYGGGKGGVICDPRKMSFGELERLSRGYVRAISQFVGPTKDIPAPDVMTNSQIMAWMVDEYSRIREFDSPGFITGKPLVLGGSHGRETATAQGVVMMIYEALKVKSIPLKDARVIVQGFGNAGSYLAKFMYEAGAKVVGISDVNGALYDPNGLDIPDLLDRRDSFGTVTTMFKNTIPNEDLLIQPCDILVPAAIENQITEDNAGQIQAQIIVEAANGPTTIEATRIVTERGILLVPDVLASAGGVIVSYFEWVQNNQGYYWSEEEVMQKLQTLMTRGFHKVFELHQLKQVDMRLAAYMVGVRKMAEASRYRGWV